One genomic region from Pecten maximus chromosome 5, xPecMax1.1, whole genome shotgun sequence encodes:
- the LOC117327000 gene encoding major vault protein-like — protein sequence MATSSIIGLKPHFYVHVTDLNKNITYLEIGPTTVVLKNNEQLHRGPLPMIKVPPGHFCVIENPCINYVPGQVCQNLLGQKQVKFHQEPFPLLPGESLFGAPDYQTGRAGYMSAMKPIPVVKADHAIRLKAVLDFEDETGKHQAGDQWQLNGPLSYKPCPEVEIEKMVDPLVILTGEALKLRATQDFIDRNGVQRVTGEEWMHYTSGAYLPDVYEEVLGVEKEITLTPDIGLRLRATQSTTDRQGIKRLVGEEWLLTGEDIDQYLPEIGVEIVSKEKRVVVKKGEYCVVQDVVDKNFKPHLGKRELRTGCCSFFLHPGESLEKGKVQSAYILSENEAVILQAEEEIVELIGKGKTLMRSPGDRWMIRGPRDYTPPLHVVVVAKREQIPLSKNEGIYIQDRKTGKVRAEMGPQSYLLTENEELWTKELPGDTETLLKQGGGSGSGDIRKMAYFEQSIDPQMLKGRTKGRVVTFRCPGNTAVQVYNYLEKTARVVFGPDLVILGPHENFNVLSLSAGKPKKEGAMKSLCLMLGPDFITDILEVETADHARLKIQLAFNNHFEFERGNRESEMSIFSVPDFIGNACRQIGSRIRGAVAQVQFDEFHRHSALVIQTAVFGRDGMGGLNSRLKFPMNNLVISSIDIQSIEPVDVKMRDSLSKSVQLAIEISTSSIEAAASHEASRNEQIAQGQLERQKLDNEKSSEQERTKLLELQAIAAAVESTGQATAEAQAQAERMIIECESEIEGAKLKAKAEEIEHYAKQEAEEKMRKQELAYIRSQTELEVHKLRTMAGIEVEKFQKMVNVIGVDTLSAIATSGPETQVKMLKALGLSSTLITDGSTPVNLFNTASGLIGGMNTQ from the exons ATGGCTACCAGCAGTATTATCGGTCTGAAGCCACATTTCTATGTGCATGTGACTGATTTA AACAAGAATATCACCTATCTTGAAATAGGCCCGACGACAGTCGTACTGAAGAACAATGAGCAGTTGCATCGAGGACCACTCCCCATGATTAAAGTCCCTCCTGGGCACTTCTGTGTCATAGAGAATCCTTGcat AAACTATGTACCTGGTCAGGTATGCCAGAACCTTCTTGGTCAAAAACAGGTCAAGTTTCATCAG GAGCCATTTCCCCTGTTGCCAGGTGAGTCCCTATTTGGGGCCCCTGACTATCAGACGGGAAGGGCAGGATACATGTCTGCCATGAAGCCCATCCCCGTAGTCAAGGCCGACCACGCAATCAGACTGAAAGCGGTGCTGGACTTTGAGGACGAGACAGGAAAACACCAAGCAGGTGACCAGTGGCAGCTGAATGGTCCACTTAGTTATAAACCTTGTCCTGAAGTG GAGATTGAGAAGATGGTGGATCCATTAGTAATACTAACGGGGGAGGCACTGAAACTTCGTGCTACGCAGGACTTCATAGACCGAAATGGAGT GCAGCGGGTCACTGGCGAAGAATGGATGCATTATACTTCCGGAGCCTACCTGCCTGATGTATATGAAGAG GTGTTGGGTGTTGAGAAAGAAATCACATTGACGCCAGATATAGGCTTGAGATTACGAGCAACACAATCCACTACTGACAGACAGGGCATCAAAAG actTGTAGGTGAGGAGTGGCTACTGACCGGTGAGGACATTGACCAATACTTGCCAGAGATTGgagtg GAGATCGTCAGTAAGGAAAAGAGAGTGGTAGTTAAGAAGGGAGAGTACTGCGTCGTACAAGATGTCGTAGATAAAAACTTTAAACCACATCTCGGCAAACGGGAACTAAGAACTGGCTGCTGCAGCTTCTTTCTTCATCCAg GGGAATCCCTGGAGAAGGGCAAAGTTCAAAGTGCATACATCCTGTCTGAGAATGAGGCTGTGATACTGCAGGCTGAGGAGGAGATCGTGGAACTCATTGGAAAAG GTAAAACTTTGATGAGGAGTCCAGGAGACCGATGGATGATCCGTGGGCCCCGCGACTATACCCCTCCTCTACATGTTGTTGTGGTCGCCAAAAG aGAGCAGATACCTTTAAGTAAAAATGAAGGCATTTATATCCAGGACCGGAAGACAGGAAAG GTGAGAGCTGAAATGGGACCGCAGTCGTACCTTCTGACAGAGAATGAAGAGCTCTGGACCAAGGAGTTGCCAGGGGATACAGAAACCCTCCTCAA ACAAGGAGGTGGCTCAGGGTCGGGAGACATCAGAAAGATGGCGTACTTCGAGCAGTCTATCGATCCACAGATGCTTAAG ggACGCACCAAAGGTCGTGTTGTGACATTTCGTTGTCCTGGCAACACAGCTGTTCAG GTGTATAATTACCTGGAGAAGACTGCTCGTGTCGTGTTTGGACCTGACCTGGTCATTCTCGGACCTCACGAAAACTTCAATGTTCTCAGCCTCAGTG CTGGTAAACCTAAGAAGGAAGGTGCCATGAAATCTCTGTGTCTGATGCTGGGGCCTGACTTTATCACAGACATCCTAGag GTTGAGACAGCTGACCATGCGCGACTGAAGATCCAGCTCGCCTTCAACAACCATTTTgag tttgaaaGAGGAAACAGAGAGAGTGAAATGTCCATTTTTTCTGTGCCTGATTTTATTGGCAATGCATGCCGACAAATAG GAAGTCGTATCCGAGGTGCTGTAGCTCAAGTCCAGTTTGACGAGTTCCATCGTCACTCTGCCCTGGTCATACAAACGGCAGTGTTTGGACGGGACGGCATGGGTGGTCTGAATTCCCGCCTCAAATTTCCAATGAACAACCTT GTCATCAGCAGCATAGATATTCAGAGTATAGAGCCAGTCGACGTGAAAATGAGGGACAGTCTGTCAAAATCTGTACAACTAGCCATTGAGATATCTACAAG CTCCATTGAGGCCGCAGCATCTCATGAAGCTTCACGTAATGAGCAGATAGCACAAGGTCAACTCGAGCGTCAAAAACTTGACAATGAAAAGTCTTCGGAACAGGAACGCACCAAGCTCCTCGAGCTCCAAGCCATCGCAGCCGCTGTGGAGTCAACAGGTCAAGCCACGGCTGAGGCTCAAGCTCAGGCCGAGAGGATGATTATCGAGtgtgagagtgagattgagg gtgCAAAATTGAAAGCAAAAGCAGAAGAAATAGAACACTATGCAAAACAAGAAGCTGAAGAAAAG ATGAGGAAGCAGGAGTTGGCGTACATACGGAGTCAGACAGAGTTGGAGGTACACAAGCTCAGAACTATGGCTGGTATAGAG GTTGAGAAGTTCCAGAAGATGGTCAATGTGATAGGTGTAGACACTCTGTCTGCCATAGCTACATCTGGTCCGGAGACACAG